The Acropora muricata isolate sample 2 chromosome 5, ASM3666990v1, whole genome shotgun sequence genome includes a window with the following:
- the LOC136916769 gene encoding uncharacterized protein yields MSLLFTLKNVFALGLFSNIVRSSESCEVINQNVRGFLRDDEKSFAYANFVMHRFYYLNITPLIGMSVYRSEDCGMSCLEHVSCLSFNVAAFRDMKEQKTLCELLPSDKYSKSNRFSPSQQYHHFSIMTPCLNKPCKNDAPCLAQYEQNSFRCDCETGFVGKLCETEITYHWKLDSTDEQINLRGAAKFLLQDGETVLYLSGSQGTFAETPAVPIYTENLTICVWFKSMADPANNQLPIYGDWSAPHSFRLMVENGIFKIQIRDTNGVDLIIRSANSSVPRNRWSHVAMTWNRATRRVRLFVNGEVKHQSTVTVAPDRNINFMNSGHSVYDIGLKRDSGTLVHAYFSDLMIFTRELRFSSSENVNEIKDEIFLTHPLHNLV; encoded by the exons ATGTCACTTCTGTTCACATTGAAGAACGTTTTTGCCCTTGGGTTATTTTCAAACATAGTTCGCAGTTCAGAAAGTTGCGAAGTTATTAACCAAAACGTCAGAGGCTTCCTGCGAGATGACGAGAAATCATTTGCTTATGCAAACTTTGTAATGCACAGGTTTTATTACTTAAATATCACTCCTTTGATCGGGATGTCGGTGTACAGGTCAGAAGACTGTGGAATGAGTTGTCTTGAACACGTTTCTTGTTTATCCTTCAATGTCGCAGCCTTTCGCGACATGAAGGAGCAAAAGACATTGTGTGAACTGTTACCAAGTGACAAATACAGCAAATCGAACCGATTTTCTCCCAGTCAACAATATCATCATTTCAGCATTATG ACTCCTTGCCTCAACAAACCTTGTAAGAATGATGCTCCTTGTTTGGCTCAGTACGAACAAAACAGCTTCAGGTGCGATTGTGAGACAGGATTCGTTGGCAAGCTTTGCGAAACAG AGATCACTTACCATTGGAAACTTGACAGCACGGACGAGCAAATAAA TTTACGTGGAGCTGCAAAGTTCCTCCTGCAAGATGGAGAGACAGTGCTGTATTTGAGTGGCAGTCAGGGAACCTTTGCTGAGACACCGGCTGTTCCTATTTATACTGAAAACTTGACCATTTGCGTTTGGTTTAAAAGCATGGCTGACCCAGCCAATAATCAACTCCCTATTTATGGTGATTGGTCCGCACCACATTCCTTCCGATTGATGGTAGAAAATGgaattttcaaaatacaaattAGAGATACTAATGGAGTTGATCTTATAATCCGCTCTGCAAATTCCTC TGTACCCAGGAATCGTTGGAGTCACGTTGCAATGACATGGAATCGCGCAACCAGAAGAGTAAGGCTGTTTGTCAACGGAGAAGTAAAACACCAGAGCACAGTAACCGTTGCGCCGGATAGAAACATTAATTTCATGAATTCCGGCCACTCAGTTTACGATATTGGCTTAAAAAGGGACTCTGGTACTCTTGTGCATGCGTATTTCAGTGATTTGATGATTTTCACCAGGGAGTTGAGATTTTCGTCTTCTGAAAACGTGAATGAGATAAAAGACGAAATTTTTCTAACTCATCCACTGCACAATTTAGTGTGA